The DNA region GGCACCCCATCCTATTCCTGGGTCTAAAGGATGTAAATTCCAGTCTCACATAGTCCAAATTAGTTATTGGCATCACGATTTTGCTCCCTTCTTTAATGTCGAATGATCTGTCTTTATTCTTTAAAGAAAGACTGTCATATTTCCTATCGAGATCTACGGAAACGATCTGAAGTACAACTTTAAATTTTCCGATGTGATTTTCTGCCGTTGAGAAATTCAAGGAATAGGTGGTCGCTTCTTCACACAGAGCATAATTCCATGGAAATTTTTTATGACTCCGTACCACGATTGTTTTAGCTAATGTCGCAAGTCTTGCGGTTTGGAAAATATTGGTTGTGATCAAATCATACAAGCGTGTTTCTACAAAACATTATGGCATTAAGAGTAATACGTTTTGAAAGCTTCTTTTTGGAAGTATCAAGGAATttagaatctctctctctctctctctctctctctctctctctctctctctctgataaatatatattaccGTTTTTGAGACAACGCATGTTATCCTTAAACCAAAGTTTCTTTGGCTTATTGGTCCCTTTCGGTACCTtcaatttgcagccatttttcCACATGCAGAATATTGGAGATCCCTGAAGGCTCTCCTTTAGTAACTTGACGTTCGTAGTGTTAAAGTAAGCTTGACTGTATCCTGATACTTGTACCAACTTATCACCTTTATTGCAGCTGGCTTTTATCTTTGAAGCCGTTACATCatctaaaatttgatatgaaaataacagAGATTATAAAGATTACTTCCTattgaacaatattttaaaaaaccgaaTTAT from Crassostrea angulata isolate pt1a10 chromosome 7, ASM2561291v2, whole genome shotgun sequence includes:
- the LOC128156227 gene encoding uncharacterized protein LOC128156227; its protein translation is MDIVTILTLIMVSALIVIDDVTASKIKASCNKGDKLVQVSGYSQAYFNTTNVKLLKESLQGSPIFCMWKNGCKLKVPKGTNKPKKLWFKDNMRCLKNETRLYDLITTNIFQTARLATLAKTIVVRSHKKFPWNYALCEEATTYSLNFSTAENHIGKFKVVLQIVSVDLDRKYDSLSLKNKDRSFDIKEGSKIVMPITNLDYVRLEFTSFRPRNRMGCLTSAYKGFLFCMKLVENTQQHVGRICDEVMDNVAVKIWKRKFRKQKRTKRTRGMKPRKRNTLRG